The Saccopteryx leptura isolate mSacLep1 chromosome 2, mSacLep1_pri_phased_curated, whole genome shotgun sequence genome has a window encoding:
- the RGS3 gene encoding regulator of G-protein signaling 3 isoform X4 gives MKVAWEIRVFYLTEESNPASLRSGGSRLDRMFESEADEKREMPLEEGKGPGAEDPVPSKDASAGQEPPAGQDLPSNRESSSFQEPPTGPESLSSKDSPSCEELPPDQEPSPSKDSPPCQQPPAGSALPPCQDLPADEEPPSSQDPLLSKDLPAVQDPPAEDLLPCQDLPPNQASLPAEALAEETTRSEDPPAATGDLPVTSRLTFVIPEVRLDSADSQKAEAERGSSGEEGAGEAEEGDEGEEDEDEDTSDDNYGERSEVKRSSMIETGQGAEGGLSLRVQNSLRRRTHSEGSLLQETRGPCFSSDTTLHCSDGEGTTSPWAMPSPRTLKKELGRNGGSMHHLSLFFTGHRKMSGPDTVGDDDEGSRKRKSKNLAKDMKNKLGIFRRRNESPGAQPAGKADKVMKSFKPTSEEALKWGESLEKLLLHKYGLAVFQAFLRTEFSEENLEFWLACEDFKKVKSQSKMAAKAKKIFAEYIAIQSCKEVNLDSYTREHTKDNLQSVTRGCFDLAQKRIFGLMEKDSYPRFLRSDLYLDLINQKKMSPPL, from the exons ATGTTTGAATCAGAGgcggatgagaagagagagatgcccttggaggaagggaaggggccaGGTGCCGAGGACCCCGTACCCAGCAAGGACGCCTCTGCTGGCCAGGAGCCCCCTGCAGGACAAGACCTCCCATCCAACAGGGAGTCCTCTTCTTTCCAGGAACCACCTACTGGCCCAGAGTCCCTGTCCAGCAAAGACTCACCTTCCTGCGAGGAGCTCCCTCCAGACCAGGAGCCCTCACCCAGCAAGGATTCCCCACCATGCCAGCAACCCCCTGCAGGCTcggccctccctccctgccaggACCTTCCTGCTGATGAAGAACCCCCTTCCAGCCAGGACCCTCTGCTCAGCAAAGACCTCCCTGCCGTCCAGGACCCCCCTGCTGAGGACCTTCTGCCATGTCAAGACCTGCCCCCCAACCAAGCCTCCCTGCCAGCTGAGGCCCTTGCTGAGGAGACCACGCGCTCTGAGGACCCACCAGCAGCCACCGGGGACCTGCCTGTGACCTCCAGGCTAACCTTCGTGATTCCCGAGGTCCGGCTGGATAGTGCGGACAGCcagaaggcagaggcagagagaggcagcTCTGGTGAAGAGGGCGCAGGAGAGGCTGAGGAGGGGGACGAGGGGGAGGAAGATGAGGATGAGGACACGAGTGATGACAACTACGGAGAGCGCAGTGAGGTCAAGCGCAGCAGCATGATCGAGACGGGCCAGGGCGCCGAGGGCGGCCTCTCGCTGCGCGTGCAGAACTCGCTGCGGCGCCGGACACACAGCGAGGGCAGCCTGCTGCAGGAGACCCGCGGGCCCTGCTTCTCCTCCGACACCACCTTGCACTGCTCGGACGGAGAGGGCACTACCTCCCCCTGGGCCATGCCTTCGCCCCGCACCCTCAAGAAGGAGCTGGGCCGCAATGGGGGCTCCATGCACCacctttccctctttttcacGGGTCACAGGAAG ATGAGTGGGCCTGACACGGTGGGGGACGATGACGAAGGCTCCcggaagagaaagagcaaaaacCT AGCCAAGGACATGAAGAACAAGTTGGGCATCTTCAGGCGAAGGAACGAGTCCCCCGGGGCCCAGCCAGCGGGCAAGGCAGACAAAGTGATGAAGTCATTCAA gcCCACCTCGGAGGAAGCCCTCAAGTGGGGCGAGTCCTTGGAGAAGCTGCTGCTTCACAAAT ATGGGTTAGCAGTGTTCCAGGCCTTCCTCCGCACTGAGTTTAGTGAGGAGAACCTGGAATTCTGGCTGGCGTGTGAGGACTTTAAGAAGGTCAAGTCCCAGTCCAAGATGGCAGCCAAGGCCAAGAAGATCTTTGCCGAGTACATTGCAATCCAGTCCTGCAAGGAG GTAAACCTGGACTCGTACACACGGGAGCACACCAAGGACAACCTGCAGAGCGTCACGCGGGGCTGCTTCGACCTGGCGCAGAAGCGCATCTTCGGGCTCATGGAAAAGGACTCGTACCCACGCTTCCTCCGCTCTGACCTCTACCTGGACCTCATTAATCAGAAGAAGATGAGCCCTCCACTTTAG
- the RGS3 gene encoding regulator of G-protein signaling 3 isoform X5, translated as MFESEADEKREMPLEEGKGPGAEDPVPSKDASAGQEPPAGQDLPSNRESSSFQEPPTGPESLSSKDSPSCEELPPDQEPSPSKDSPPCQQPPAGSALPPCQDLPADEEPPSSQDPLLSKDLPAVQDPPAEDLLPCQDLPPNQASLPAEALAEETTRSEDPPAATGDLPVTSRLTFVIPEVRLDSADSQKAEAERGSSGEEGAGEAEEGDEGEEDEDEDTSDDNYGERSEVKRSSMIETGQGAEGGLSLRVQNSLRRRTHSEGSLLQETRGPCFSSDTTLHCSDGEGTTSPWAMPSPRTLKKELGRNGGSMHHLSLFFTGHRKMSGPDTVGDDDEGSRKRKSKNLAKDMKNKLGIFRRRNESPGAQPAGKADKVMKSFKPTSEEALKWGESLEKLLLHKYGLAVFQAFLRTEFSEENLEFWLACEDFKKVKSQSKMAAKAKKIFAEYIAIQSCKEVNLDSYTREHTKDNLQSVTRGCFDLAQKRIFGLMEKDSYPRFLRSDLYLDLINQKKMSPPL; from the exons ATGTTTGAATCAGAGgcggatgagaagagagagatgcccttggaggaagggaaggggccaGGTGCCGAGGACCCCGTACCCAGCAAGGACGCCTCTGCTGGCCAGGAGCCCCCTGCAGGACAAGACCTCCCATCCAACAGGGAGTCCTCTTCTTTCCAGGAACCACCTACTGGCCCAGAGTCCCTGTCCAGCAAAGACTCACCTTCCTGCGAGGAGCTCCCTCCAGACCAGGAGCCCTCACCCAGCAAGGATTCCCCACCATGCCAGCAACCCCCTGCAGGCTcggccctccctccctgccaggACCTTCCTGCTGATGAAGAACCCCCTTCCAGCCAGGACCCTCTGCTCAGCAAAGACCTCCCTGCCGTCCAGGACCCCCCTGCTGAGGACCTTCTGCCATGTCAAGACCTGCCCCCCAACCAAGCCTCCCTGCCAGCTGAGGCCCTTGCTGAGGAGACCACGCGCTCTGAGGACCCACCAGCAGCCACCGGGGACCTGCCTGTGACCTCCAGGCTAACCTTCGTGATTCCCGAGGTCCGGCTGGATAGTGCGGACAGCcagaaggcagaggcagagagaggcagcTCTGGTGAAGAGGGCGCAGGAGAGGCTGAGGAGGGGGACGAGGGGGAGGAAGATGAGGATGAGGACACGAGTGATGACAACTACGGAGAGCGCAGTGAGGTCAAGCGCAGCAGCATGATCGAGACGGGCCAGGGCGCCGAGGGCGGCCTCTCGCTGCGCGTGCAGAACTCGCTGCGGCGCCGGACACACAGCGAGGGCAGCCTGCTGCAGGAGACCCGCGGGCCCTGCTTCTCCTCCGACACCACCTTGCACTGCTCGGACGGAGAGGGCACTACCTCCCCCTGGGCCATGCCTTCGCCCCGCACCCTCAAGAAGGAGCTGGGCCGCAATGGGGGCTCCATGCACCacctttccctctttttcacGGGTCACAGGAAG ATGAGTGGGCCTGACACGGTGGGGGACGATGACGAAGGCTCCcggaagagaaagagcaaaaacCT AGCCAAGGACATGAAGAACAAGTTGGGCATCTTCAGGCGAAGGAACGAGTCCCCCGGGGCCCAGCCAGCGGGCAAGGCAGACAAAGTGATGAAGTCATTCAA gcCCACCTCGGAGGAAGCCCTCAAGTGGGGCGAGTCCTTGGAGAAGCTGCTGCTTCACAAAT ATGGGTTAGCAGTGTTCCAGGCCTTCCTCCGCACTGAGTTTAGTGAGGAGAACCTGGAATTCTGGCTGGCGTGTGAGGACTTTAAGAAGGTCAAGTCCCAGTCCAAGATGGCAGCCAAGGCCAAGAAGATCTTTGCCGAGTACATTGCAATCCAGTCCTGCAAGGAG GTAAACCTGGACTCGTACACACGGGAGCACACCAAGGACAACCTGCAGAGCGTCACGCGGGGCTGCTTCGACCTGGCGCAGAAGCGCATCTTCGGGCTCATGGAAAAGGACTCGTACCCACGCTTCCTCCGCTCTGACCTCTACCTGGACCTCATTAATCAGAAGAAGATGAGCCCTCCACTTTAG
- the RGS3 gene encoding regulator of G-protein signaling 3 isoform X7: MLRGMYLTRNGNLQRRHTMKEAKDMKNKLGIFRRRNESPGAQPAGKADKVMKSFKPTSEEALKWGESLEKLLLHKYGLAVFQAFLRTEFSEENLEFWLACEDFKKVKSQSKMAAKAKKIFAEYIAIQSCKEVNLDSYTREHTKDNLQSVTRGCFDLAQKRIFGLMEKDSYPRFLRSDLYLDLINQKKMSPPL, translated from the exons ATGCTCCGAGGCATGTACCTCACGCGCAACGGGAACCTGCAGAGGCGGCACACGATGAAGGA AGCCAAGGACATGAAGAACAAGTTGGGCATCTTCAGGCGAAGGAACGAGTCCCCCGGGGCCCAGCCAGCGGGCAAGGCAGACAAAGTGATGAAGTCATTCAA gcCCACCTCGGAGGAAGCCCTCAAGTGGGGCGAGTCCTTGGAGAAGCTGCTGCTTCACAAAT ATGGGTTAGCAGTGTTCCAGGCCTTCCTCCGCACTGAGTTTAGTGAGGAGAACCTGGAATTCTGGCTGGCGTGTGAGGACTTTAAGAAGGTCAAGTCCCAGTCCAAGATGGCAGCCAAGGCCAAGAAGATCTTTGCCGAGTACATTGCAATCCAGTCCTGCAAGGAG GTAAACCTGGACTCGTACACACGGGAGCACACCAAGGACAACCTGCAGAGCGTCACGCGGGGCTGCTTCGACCTGGCGCAGAAGCGCATCTTCGGGCTCATGGAAAAGGACTCGTACCCACGCTTCCTCCGCTCTGACCTCTACCTGGACCTCATTAATCAGAAGAAGATGAGCCCTCCACTTTAG